GATGCTGGCCGGGCCCGCCGCCCACTGATCGTCGTCGAAAACGGCGAACCGCTCCTCGGTGACGAGGAAATCGAGGCCGTCGACGAGGGCGACCTCGAATTCGAGGACCTCGTCGACCGCGGCTACGTCGAGTTCATCGACGCCGAAGAGGAAGAAGACATCCTGATCGGTGTCGACGAAGATGACCTCACCGACAAGCACACCCACCTCGAAATCGATCCGTCGCTGATCTTCGGGATCGGTGCAGGGATGATTCCGTATCCGGAACACAACGCCAGTCCCCGGATTACGATGGGCGCAGGGATGATGAAACAGTCGCTGGGGCTGCCATCCGCCAACTACCGGATCCGACCCGACACGCGTCAGCACCTCCTGCACTACCCGCAGCTCTCGATGGTCAAAACCCAGACCACCGATCAGATCAACTACGACGAGCGACCCGCCGCCCAGAACTTCACGGTCGCCGTCATGAGCTACGAAGGGTTCAATATCGAGGACGCACTCGTGATGAACCAAGGCTCGGTCGACCGCGCGCTCATGCGGTCGCACTTCTTCCGCACCTACGAGGGCGAGGAACGACGCTACCCCGGCGGTCAGGAAGACCACTTCGAGATTCCAAGTCAGGATGTCCGCGGCGCACGCGGGGAAGACGCCTACACGCATCTCGACGACGACGGGCTCGTCAACCCCGAGACGGTTGTCGACGAGAATTCGGTCCTGCTCGGCAAGACCAGCCCACCGCGGTTCCTCGAAGAACCCGACGATATGGGCGGTCTTAGCCCGCAGAAGCGGCGTGAGACTTCGGTGACGATGCGTTCGGGCGAGGACGGCGTCGTCGACACGGTCACGCTGATGGAGGGCGAAGACGGCTCGAAGCTCTCGAAGGTCAAAGTTCGAGACGAGCGAATCCCAGAGCTTGGTGACAAGTTCGCCTCCCGGCACGGCCAGAAGGGTGTTGTGGGCCACTTGGCACCACAGGAAGATATGCCGTTTACCGAGGAAGGACTCGTTCCCGACCTCGTGCTGAACCCACACGCACTCCCATCGCGGATGACTGTGGGCCACGTGCTGGAAATGCTCGGCGGGAAGGTTGGTGCGCTCGAAGGACGGCGCGTCGACGGGACGCCGTTCCAGGGCGAAGACGAAGAGGAACTCCGTGGCGCACTCGAAGACCACGGCTTCAAATCCTCCGGCAAGGAGGTCATGTATTCGGGTGTGACGGGTGAGAAAATCGACGCCGAGATTTTCGTCGGCACGATTTTCTACCACAAACTCTACCACATGGTCTCGAACAAGCTGCACGCCCGCTCCCGCGGGCCTGTGCAGGTGCTGACCCGCCAGCCGACCGAGGGGCGTGCCCGTGAGGGTGGGCTCCGTGTCGGTGAGATGGAGCGGGATACCATCATCGGTCACGGTGCGGCGATGGTGCTCAACGAACGCCTGCTGGATTCCTCGGACAAAGAGACGGTGTACGTCTCGGCCGATACAGGCATGATCGCGGTCCAGGACCGCGAACAGCGCCGTGTCTACGATCAGGTGACCGGCAGCGAGGACAACATCCACGAACTCGAAGTCAGTTACGCGTTCAAACTCCTCCTGGACGAACTGATGGCGCTCGGCATTCGACCAACACTCGAACTTGAGGACGCAGTCTAAGGGCTCACACACAATGTCAATGCAAACACCAAAACAGCTCGGTGGGATCCGGTTCGGTCTGATGGATCCCGAGACGTACCGCGACATGTCGGCCACGAAAGTGATTACGGCCGACACCTACAACGACGACGGCTACCCCATCGACATGGGGCTGATGGACCCCCGACTCGGCGTCATCGACCCCGGTCTCGAATGCCGAACCTGCGGCCAGCACTCGGGTTCGTGTCCCGGCCACTTCGGCCACATCGAACTCGCCGCGCCGGTCATCCACGTCGGCTTCACGACGCTGATGCGTCGACTCCTGCGGGCGACCTGTCGGGAGTGCGGCGGACTGACGCTGACCGAAGACAAAAAAGAGCAGTTCCGCGAGAACCTCGTTCGCGCGGAGGAACTCGGCAAAGACCCCGACACGGTGCTCAAAAACGCCGTTCGAGAGGCACGGAAATCCAACACCTGTCCACACTGTGGCAACCCACAGGCCGACATCAAACACGAGAAGCCGACGACCTACTACGAGGTCGAAGACGTGCTGGCCTCGGAGTACTCCGAAGTCATCGCCGAGGCAATGCAGCCCGACGAGGATGACGAAGACGACGAGGGGATCAGTCCCTCGGAGTTGGCCGACCAGACCGGCATCTCGCTGGAACGGATCAACCAGATCCTCGGCGGCGAGTTCCGCCCGCTCGACGAGGACCGACGGGCCCTCGAAAAGGCACTCGACGTCGACTTGACGGAAGAAGATATGAACAAACTGATGCCCTCGGATATTCGCGACTGGTTCGAGGACATCCCGGATTCGGATATCGAAGTACTGGGCATCGACTCGGAGAACTCCCGGCCGGAGTGGATGATCATGACCGTGCTGCCGGTGCCGCCGGTCACAGCCCGCCCATCGATCACCCTCGACAACGGCCAGCGCTCCGAGGACGACCTCACGCACAAGCTGGTCGACATCATCCGCATCAACCAGCGGTTCATGGAGAACCGCGAGGCAGGAGCCCCACAGCTGATTATCGAGGACCTCTGGGAGCTGCTGCAGTACCACGTGACGACCTTCGTGGACAACGAGATTTCCGGAACTCCACCGGCCCGACACCGCTCGGGTCGACCCCTCAAAACCCTCAGCCAGCGCTTAAAAGGCAAAGAGGGGCGGTTCCGCGGCTCGCTGTCGGGGAAACGCGTCAACTTCTCGGCGCGTACCGTCATTAGCCCCGACCCGACGCTGAGCCTCAACGAGGTCGGGATTCCGGACCGCGTGGCCAGCGAGATGACGATCACGATCAACGTCACCGACCGCAACACCGAAGAGGCCCGCCAGTACGTCGCCAACGGCCCCGAGAAACATCCCGGTGCCAACTACGTCAAACGGCCCGACGGTCGACGGCTGAAGGTCACGCCGAAGAACTGCGAAGAACTATCGACAAAAATCGAGGAAGGCTGGGAGGTCAACCGCCACCTCGTCGACGGCGACATCGTGATCTTCAACCGCCAGCCGTCGCTGCACCGAATGAGTATTATGGCCCACGAGGTCGTCGTGATGCCGTACAAGACCTTCCGGCTCAACACGGTTGTCTGTCCGCCGTACAACGCTGACTTCGACGGCGACGAGATGAACCTCCACGCCCTCCAGACCGAGGAGTCCCGTGCCGAGGCCCGTGTGCTCATGCGCGTCCAAGAGCAGATCCTCTCGCCGCGCTTCGGCGAGAACATCATCGGGGCGATTCAGGACCACATTTCGGGGACCTACCTGCTGACCAACGACAATCCCCACTTCACCGAGACACAGGCACTCGACCTGCTCCGAGCGACCCGCGTCGACGAGTTACCCGACCCCGACGGCGAGGACGAGACCGGTCCCTACTGGACCGGTCGGACCGTCTTCTCGCTGCTCCTTCCGGACGGCCTGAATCTCGAGTTCACCTCGTCGACCGGCGGCGACGTGATCATCGAGGACGGCGTGCTGCTCGAAGGGACGATCGACGAGGACGCTGTCGGCGCCTTCGGCGGCGAGATCGTCGACACTATCGTCAAACAGTACTCGGAGACACGCGCGCGAGTGTTCATTAATGAGGTCGCCGCGCTGGCGATGCGGGCGATCATGCACTTCGGGTTCTCGATCGGGATCGACGACGAGTCGATTCCACCCGTTGCGGACGAGCAGGTCGACGAGGCAATCGACAGCGCCTACGACCGAATCGAAGAGCTGATCGACACCTACGAGGCCGGCGAACTCGAATCGCTCCCCGGCCGAACGGTCGACGAGACGCTCGAAATGAAGATCATGCAGACGCTCGGCAAAGCCCGGGACTCCGCCGGTGAGATCGCCGACGACCACTTCGCCGATGACAACCCGGCAGTCATCATGGCCCGTTCCGGGGCTCGGGGTTCGATGCTCAACCTCACCCAGATGGCCGGCTGTGTCGGCCAGCAGGCAGTCCGTGGCGAACGAATCAATCGGGGTTACGAGGATCGAACCCTCGCCCACTACGAGCCGAACGATCTGTCCGCGGAGGCCCACGGCTTCGTCGAGAACTCCTACCGAAGCGGTCTCACCCCGCGTGAGTTCTTCTTCCACGCGATGGGTGGCCGCGAGGGGCTCGTCGATACGGCAGTCCGGACGTCGAAATCCGGGTACCTGCAGCGCCGACTGATCAACGCGCTGTCTGAACTCGAAGCCCAGTACGACGGTACCGTGCGGGACACCTCTGGAACGGTTATCCAGTTCGAGTTCGGTGAGGACGGTACCTCGCCGGTGCGTGTCTCTTCCGACGAGGACTTCGATATCGACGTCGAGGGAATTACGGATCGCGTTGTCGACGCGGAGTTCGGCAGCGAGAGCGAAAAGGAGGCATTCCTCGGTCGGCGCGAGCCGCCGACGAACCTCTCAGAGCGTAGTGAGCCGCGGTTCGAGGAGGTGGAATCCGATGACTGAAGCAGAGTACGATCCGATGGCTGCCTACAGCCACATTACCGACGATATCGAAGCAATCGTCGAAGACACGGTGCTGCCACGCCGACTCAAGGATCGGGTCTACGACACCATCGAAGACCACGAGGGCGTGACGACCGAGCAGGCGACCGACATCGCCCGTGGGGTCGAATCACAGTACACCGACACGCGCGTCGACCCACTCGAACCTGTGGGTACTGTCTCGGCCCAGTCGATTGGTGAGCCCGGAACGCAGATGACGATGAACACGTTCCACTATGCGGGGGTCGCAGAGATTGACGTGACCCAAGGGCTGCCACGACTCATCGAGCTTGTGGACGCCCGGAAGACGCCGGATACGCCGATGATGACGGTGTATCTCGAAGACGAGTACGCCGAAAAACGAGAGAAGGCCCACGAGGTCGTCTGGGCACTCGAAGCAACCGACATCCTGTCGCTCGGCGATGTCTCGACCAACGTCGCGGACATGCTCGTCCGGATCGACCTCAACGAGGAGACGCTGCTCGAACGGTGGCCAACGGTCGACTCCGCAAACACCGTCGCCACTGAGATTTCCGAAACCATCGAGGACAAACTCGGTGTTTCGACCCGGCAGAGCGGGATGGCAATCGAGTTCGGTCCCAACGAACCGAGCTACCGAGAACTGCTCCAGCTCGTCGAACAGCTCCGAGAGATCGTCTTCAAGGGGATCGAAGAGATCAGCCGCGTCGTGATCCGGAAAGAGGAGTTAGAGGACGGCGAGGAGTTCGTCCTCTACACCGAGGGATCGGCGTTCGGCGACGTGCTCCACATCGAGGGCGTCGACGCCAGCCGCTCTACGTGTAACAACATCCACGAGATCCGTGCGGAACTCGGCGTCGAGGCCGCCCGCGAGGCGATCATCAACGAGACGATTGACACGCTCCGCGAGCAGGGTCTCGACGACGTGAACATTCGGCACCTGATGCTGGTCGCCGACATCATGACCAACGAAGGGACGATTGAGTCGATTGGTCGACACGGAATTTCGGGCTCGAAGGACTCGGTGCTGGCGCGTGCGGCCTTCGAGGTGACGGTCAACCACCTGCTGGACGCCGCGGTTCACGGCCAGAGCGACGATCTCAACGGCATCATCGAGAACGTCATCGCTGGCAAACCGATTGCACTGGGCACCGGCGACGTCAAACTCCGCATGGGATCGATTGACGCCAACCCGGCCGACGACTGACCATGAAAGTCACGCTCTCCGACGAGGCACGACGGTATATGGGGCTGTTCGACGAGGAGACCGACGTCAGCCCCAACGACTGTCTCGTCGAGAGCGACCGTGTGGTGTTTCTGATCCCGGCCGGTGAGATGGCCGACGCTATCGGTCCCGACGGGCGGATCGTCCGTCGTGTCGAGGAGAAAATCGGCCGGACAGTCGACCTCGTTGAGGACGCCGAGACACCCGCAGCGTTCGTCGAAAACGCACTCGCCCCCGCAGTCGTTCGCGGGGTGACGATCTCCGAACAGGGCGACCGGGTCGCCTACGTCGAGGTGGTCGACGCCGACCGTGGGGTCGCTATCGGCTCGAACGGCCAACATATCGAGACGGCGCGTCGACTGGCCCGTCGACAACACGATATCGACGACATTCAGTTGACGTAGCTTCTCACAACAGTCAACTGACACAGACAGTCGACGTTCTGTTCTTTGAGACTGTCGACTAGCTGTAAGCGGCTTTCCGTCCGTTTTGTGCGCTCCGAGTCGGTTTCACTCCGTTTTATCTCACACTGGGAAACAGTCTCAGATTCGATTAGCGACCCCTAAGAAGCGATTTGCGTGGGTTTCGCTGAGTCCAAAGAGAGATGCTTAAGTATCCGCATCCGAAACGAGAGGCTACATGGCCAACGGCAAATATGCCGCCCGGAAGCTCAAGAAAGACCGGCAGAAGCGACGCTGGTCGGACTCCGAGTACGCTCGACGAGAGCGCGGGCTCAAAAAGAAGTCAGACCCACTCGAAGGCGCACCGCAGGGACGCGGCATCGTCCTCGAAAAGGTCGGTATCGAAGCAAAGCAGCCGAACTCCGCGATCCGAAAATGTGTTCGGGTCCAGCTCATCAAGAACGGCAAGCAGGTCACCGCCTTCTGTCCCGGTGACGGTGCGATCTCGTTCATCGACGAACACGACGAGGTCACGATTGCCGGAATCGGTGGCGCGAAGGGTCGTGCAATGGGCGACCTTTCGGGTGTCAACTACAAGGTCGAGAAGGTCAACGGCGTTTCGATGATCGAACTCGTCCGCGGCAACGCAGAGAAACCGGTGCGATAATGTCCGAGAGCGAATCTGACGTCTCCGAAGACGTAGAGGAAGAAGAGATCGACGCTGAGGATGTTGACGCCGAAGAAGTCGACGCCGAAACTGAGGATGTTGACGCTGAGGAAGTCGACGCCGAAGACGCCGAGGAAGCCAAAGAGTCGGCTGTCGAGGGCGCACTGCTGTTCGGTGTGTGGGATGTCTCGGAGATCGAGTACACCGATCCCAGTACCCAGACGTATCTCACCGTGACGCCGATCGCTCACACGATGGGTCGACACGCCTCGAAACAGTTCGAGAAAAGCGAGATCTCGATCGTCGAGCGGCTCATCAACCGGCTGATGCAGACCGAAGAAAACACGGGCAAAAAACAGCAGGCCGCTTCGATCGTTCAGGACGCCTTCGAGATCGTCCACGAGCGGACCGAAGAAAACCCAGTGCAGGTGCTGGTCCGTGCGGTCGAAAACGCCGCCCCACGTGAGGAGACTGTTCGCCTCAAATACGGTGGGATCTCGGTTCCCAAGGCCGTCGACGTCGCCCCACAGCGCCGTGTCGACGAGGCCCTGAAGTTCCTCGCCGTTGGGACAAAAAACGCCAGCTACAAATCGAAAACGACTGCTGCCGAGGCACTCGCCCAGCAGATCATCGGTGCAGCCAGCTACGACGTCCAGACGTACGCGATCTCCCAGAAGGAAGAGCGCGAACGCGTTGCAGCTGCAGCCCGCTAACGCTGTTTTCGGTTTTCATTTTCGAAGAATCAAAATCAGAGCAACTGCTATCGAGCTTCGTCTATTCGACGTCGAGGCAGTTCAGGTTCGGTCGACAACGTCGACTGTGTTTTCTACCACAAACTCTGTACCATCGCCGGCGGTCTGAGAGCAGTAGAAAATGGAGTGGCCGGTAGAAATTCGTGCGGTTGTGAGTCGAAAAGCCGTTTCCCCGACTATACCACGAGGTACTCTTCGAGGTGGTCGCGGTCCGCAAGCGTAGCCCCATCGAGTTCGTCGACCATCCGGCCGTGGTCCATCGCATAACAGCGCTCGGCGAGCCCCTGAATCACAGACAAGTTCTGCTCGACGAACAAAATCGTCGTGCCAAACTCCTCGTTGATCCGCTTGAGGTCCTCGGTAATAGATTGCACAATCGACGGTTGGACACCCTCGGATGGTTCGTCGACCAACAACAGATCGGGATCACCGACGAGTGCACGGCCAATTGCCAGCATCTGCTGTTGGCCGCCGCTCATAGTTCCAGCATCCTGATCGGCTCGTTCTTCGAGGATCGGGAAGTAGTCGTATACGCGGTCGTAGAGCGTCTCTTCGCCGGTTCCGATTCCTTCACCGATCATGAGGTTCTGCTCGACAGTCAGCCCTGCAAAAACGTCTCGGCCCTGTGGAACGTAGCCGATTCCTCGGCGGGCGTGAACGTCGGCCGATTCGGCAGTTACATCCTCACCGTTGAACTGCACGGTTCCGGCTTCAGGTTCTAACAACCCCATGACTGCTTTCAGCAGCGTTGTTTTACCGACACCGTTGCGGCCGACGATCCCGACGATTTCGCCCTCCTCGACCGTACAGTCGACATCGTGGAGAATCGGCGTACCATCATAGCCTGCATTCAGCCCCGTAATTTCGAGACTCATGCGTTCTCCCCCAAGTAGATCCGGCGGACGGCCTCGTCGGTCTCGATCTCCTCGATCGGTCCCTGTCGGAAGACAGCCCCTTGATTCAACACGGTGACCTGCTCGGAGATCTCACGGACAAACTCCATGTCGTGTTCGACGACGAGAAACGCCATCCCATCGTCGTGCAGCGAGGTGATCAAATCAGCCACGTCAGCCGTTTCGTCGACCGACATGCCTGCGACCGGCTCGTCGAGCAACATCAGCTCGGGATCGAGCGTGATCGCCATGCCGATCTCAAGGCGCTGTTGTTGGCCGTGCGAGAGATCACCGGCCGGCGTGTCGGCCTGCTCGGTGAGTGCGATCTGTTCGAGCGTTTCGGCCATTACACGGTCGACATTGCGGTCGGTCCGCTGGAGCGGTACCTGGAGGTTCCGCTTGACAGAAAGGTTCTCGTAGACGTGCGGCGACTGGAACTTGACGCTGAGGCCGGTGTCGATCCGCTCGTGTGGATCGAGCCCGGTGAGGTCGTTCCCATCAAAGTAGATGTCGCCCTCGCTCGGCGAGAGTTTGCCTGTAATCAGATTGAGCAGTGTGCTCTTGCCAGCCCCATTTGGACCGATCAGACACCGGATTTCGCCCCGGTTGACTTCGAAGTCGACATCGTCGACGGCGGTCAGCCCGCCGAATTTCTTGGTCAGCTGTCGGGTCGCCAAAATGACGTTTGTGCCGGAGCCAGTCGTGGCGACCGCCGGTTTCTGTCGTGCGTTAATGTCTTCAGGTGCGCTCATTTGACTGAGTCCTCCGTTGGGCTACCGGTGGGCGACTGACTCGATCGCCGGTCCAGCAGCGTGTCTTTGAGATCGTTGAGTGTCGGTGCGATTCCGGCTGGCATGTACAGGATGACTCCTAGCAGGAGCCCCCCGACAATGACCAGTGCCCATTCGGGACCGACTGGGCCGATTCCGCTTGACAGCCCGGTTCGCATCCGCTCGATGAGAAGTGTTGCACCGATTGCACCCAGCAGCGACTGGCGGCCACCGATACTCACCCAAACGACCGGGAGAGCTGCGAAGGCGATACTGAATACACTGGGGTCGACGTAGTTGCCCCAACTGGCGTAGAAGACGCCACCGAGAGCAGCCAGTCCGCCACCGATAGTGAAGACGACGAGTTTGATGAACGGGACGTTGTAGCCGAACATCGCGGTTCGTTCCTCGTCTTCGCGGACCGCAACCATCGTCATCCCGAAGGAACTGTTCAACAGGACGCGAAGCCCCAGATAGGTTCCGACGAGTACGAACAGCGCCGCGTAATAGAAGCCAACCGTCTGGAAGACGATCCCGGCCCCGCCGATTCCGAATGTGAGGTTCGGAATATTTGTCATCCCGTTGAACCCGCCGAGTCGAGCAGCTCCGATGGCCCACTCGCTACCAGCGGTCTGGCCCATAAACGTGTTCAATACAAGCGCGACGACAAGCGTCATGATCGTGACGTAGACGTCACGGACACCCCCGTAGAACATGAAGTAGCCCAAGATTGCGGCCGCCAGTGTGCCGACGACAACCGCGCCGAACAACGCGGCCGTCGCGCCGGTCATCGACGCAAAGTTGATGCCGATAATGCCGAACGTGTAGGCCGAGACGCCGAAAAACGCCACCTGCCCGAAACTCAGCACACCGCAGTAGCCCCAGACGAAACTGAGGCTGATTGCGAGAAAGGCGAGCCCGAAGTACCGGGAAGTCTGTAAGGCGGTGTACGGGTCGGTCACCTGGGGGTAGACCGCAAGCGCCACAACGGCGACGGCAAAGGCGACCCAAAACGGTGTGGAGTTGCCCAGTGTGTTCGGCCCTTCGAACAGCCCGCGAACGCGCGAAAGCACCCCTTCGGCGCTCATTCTTCGGCCCTCCGGCGTTGCCGCCACGATTCAACGTAGCCGGTGATCCCCTCCGGCAGCAGTCGAAGGGCGACAATTGCGACCGACAACATCAGCATCTGGCCGAAAAAGGTGTCGACGAAGAAGCTCCCCGTGGCGTTGAATAGACTGAGGACGCCCGCCGCCGACAGTGTGCCGATGATGACCGATGGCCCGCCGACGACGACGGCAACGAACGCCTCGACGAGGAAGGTTCCCCCACGGTTTGGAGTGATCGACCCTAACGACGGTGCCGAGAGCGCGCCCGTCAGCCCGGCCAGCGCCGAGCCGATAGCGAACGTCACGACGTACATCCGGTCGGTGTCGATCCCCATCGCCCGAGCGGTTTCAGGGTCCTTGATGGTCGCGCGTGCTTTGACGCCGAACTCGGTTCGGGTAAACAGCACGTACAGCCCAGCGAGGACGAAGATGGCGATCATCGGCAGGAGGATGCTTCGGTACACTGACGAGGAAAACGGTCCGTAGTCGACGTTCCCCAGGGGTGTCGAGATACTATCGAGACTCGACCCGAAGACGATCAACAGCAACTGTGCGACGATGAGGCTGAGTCCCCAGGTGGCGACCATCGAATCGAGCAGTCGATCATAGAAGTGCCGGACGATCGTTCGCTCGATGATGATTCCGAACACAGTTGTGACAAGGACGCCGATGATCATTGCAATCGGCAGTGGGATCCCAGCGTGGTACGGCAGTGCAGTGCCGTAGACACCGATCAGGATGAACTCGCCGTGGGCGAGGTTGATCACACCCATCATCCCGAAGATGATGGCCAGTCCCACTGTCGCCAGCACGATGAAGCCGAAGCTATTGAGAAACTGGAAGAACAGTGCTCCGAGGCTGGCGACCGACAACTGCAATGGCGTCGCTACCGCGTCAATCACGGCGTCCCGACCTCCAATGGCTTGGTGGTTGTATGCATGTGCTCATTGGTTCTCTTTAGACGTCGTAGACGTCGCTTGGGACGTACTGGGTCGTCTTGTCTTCCTCGCGGAGGTCACAGCCTGCACCACCTTCGACCTCTTCGCGGAGGAAGCTCGGTCCGATACGTTCGTTGTTGGTGAACGAAATCTCGTGGTTCTCGTCGGCATGAGCGACACGCATTTCGTGTTCCATGTGGTGGGTCGCCCCGTCGAGGGTGAGTTCGCCCGATGGTGCACTGATATCCCGACCCTGCTCGAGCACTTCGATCACCGCTTCCTGATCGAAGGTGCCTGCCTCCTCGACGGCTTCAGCCCAGAGGTACACCGAGAAGTAGTTGTTCTGTGCCTCTTGGTTGAGGTAGTTTGCGTCGGGCCACCGGGTATAGAAGTCCTCGACGAAGTTCTCGCCTTCCCGGAGATCACCCAACTCCTCCATGTAGCTGACGCCGCAGTAGACGTCGGTCAGCGCCGGTGGATCGTAGCGTTTGTGCTCAAAGCCTTGAGCC
This sequence is a window from Halohasta litchfieldiae. Protein-coding genes within it:
- the urtB gene encoding urea ABC transporter, permease protein UrtB, whose translation is MIDAVATPLQLSVASLGALFFQFLNSFGFIVLATVGLAIIFGMMGVINLAHGEFILIGVYGTALPYHAGIPLPIAMIIGVLVTTVFGIIIERTIVRHFYDRLLDSMVATWGLSLIVAQLLLIVFGSSLDSISTPLGNVDYGPFSSSVYRSILLPMIAIFVLAGLYVLFTRTEFGVKARATIKDPETARAMGIDTDRMYVVTFAIGSALAGLTGALSAPSLGSITPNRGGTFLVEAFVAVVVGGPSVIIGTLSAAGVLSLFNATGSFFVDTFFGQMLMLSVAIVALRLLPEGITGYVESWRQRRRAEE